One region of Anas acuta chromosome Z, bAnaAcu1.1, whole genome shotgun sequence genomic DNA includes:
- the INIP gene encoding SOSS complex subunit C gives MAANPSGPGFQNKNRVAILAELDKEKRKLLMQNQSSTNHPGASIALARSPLNKDFRDHAEQQHIAAQQKAALQHAHAHSSGYFITQDSAFGNLILPVLPRLEAE, from the exons GTTTCCAGAATAAAAATAGGGTTGCAATCCTGGCAGAACTAgacaaggagaagagaaagttaCTTATGCAAAACCAGTCTTCCACAAATCACCCTGGAGCCag CATTGCACTTGCAAGATCACCACTAAACAAGGATTTCCGTGATcatgctgagcagcagcacatcGCAGCACAGCAGAAGGCTGCACTGCAG caTGCACATGCACATTCTTCAGGATACTTCATAACTCAAGATTCTGCATTTGGAAATCTTATTCTTCCTGTCCTACCTCGACTCGAGGCAGAATGA